A genomic stretch from Bordetella sp. N includes:
- the rpsR gene encoding 30S ribosomal protein S18 yields MAFFGKKKEKRKFPQQNPLFKRRKFCRFTAAGVEEIDYKDLDTLRDFIQENGKIIPARLTGTKAHYQRQLDTAIKRARFLALLPYTDNHN; encoded by the coding sequence ATGGCTTTCTTTGGCAAGAAGAAGGAAAAGCGCAAGTTTCCCCAGCAGAACCCGCTGTTCAAGCGTCGCAAGTTCTGCCGCTTCACCGCTGCTGGCGTTGAAGAGATCGATTACAAGGATCTGGACACGCTGCGTGATTTCATTCAGGAAAACGGCAAGATCATTCCCGCTCGCCTGACTGGTACCAAGGCGCACTACCAGCGCCAGCTCGACACGGCCATCAAGCGCGCGCGCTTCCTGGCTCTGTTGCCCTACACCGACAACCACAACTGA
- a CDS encoding replicative DNA helicase encodes MNSPTAANSNDSLEYLRVPPHSIEAEQSVLGGLLLDNAAWDRVADILVEEDFYRHDHRLIWQAMAKLIGLSRPADVVTVHEALVTNGKSEDAGGISYLNSLAHNTPSAANIRRYAEIVRERATLRKLVTIADEISSAALNPQGKEARQILDEAESKVFKISQEGQRGAGGWHEIQPLLTQVVERIDELYHRDTESDVTGVPTGFTDLDKMTSGLQGGDLIIVAGRPSMGKTTFSMNIGEQIAIEQGLPVAVFSMEMGAVQLAMRMLGSVGLLDQHRMRTGKLTAEDWPRVTHAVQLMQDAQVYIDETPALTAMEVRARSRRLARQCGQLGLIIIDYMQLMAGSGSSENRATEISEISRSLKGLAKELNCPLIALSQLNRSLEQRPNKRPVMSDLRESGAIEQDADLILFIYRDEVYNPDSPDKGTAEIIIGKQRNGPIGSVRLTFQGASTRFLNFSGQQSY; translated from the coding sequence ATGAACTCACCCACCGCCGCCAATAGCAACGACTCCCTCGAATACCTGCGCGTACCGCCGCATTCCATCGAGGCGGAGCAATCGGTGTTGGGCGGTCTGCTGCTGGACAACGCCGCCTGGGACCGCGTGGCCGACATCCTGGTGGAAGAAGACTTCTACCGGCATGACCACCGCCTGATCTGGCAGGCCATGGCCAAGCTGATCGGCCTGTCGCGCCCGGCTGACGTGGTCACCGTGCACGAAGCGCTGGTCACCAACGGCAAGTCCGAGGACGCCGGCGGCATCTCCTATTTGAACTCGCTGGCGCACAACACGCCGTCGGCGGCCAACATTCGCCGTTACGCGGAAATCGTGCGCGAGCGGGCTACCTTGCGCAAGCTGGTCACCATCGCCGACGAAATCTCGTCGGCGGCCTTGAATCCGCAAGGCAAGGAAGCGCGTCAGATTCTGGACGAGGCCGAATCCAAGGTCTTCAAGATTTCCCAGGAAGGGCAGCGCGGCGCCGGCGGTTGGCACGAGATTCAGCCGCTGCTGACGCAGGTGGTGGAGCGTATCGACGAGCTGTACCACCGCGATACCGAATCCGACGTGACCGGCGTGCCCACGGGCTTTACCGACCTGGACAAGATGACTTCGGGCCTGCAGGGCGGTGACCTGATCATCGTTGCCGGCCGCCCGTCCATGGGCAAGACCACGTTCTCCATGAACATCGGCGAACAGATCGCCATCGAGCAGGGCCTGCCCGTGGCGGTGTTCTCCATGGAAATGGGCGCGGTGCAGCTGGCCATGCGGATGCTGGGTTCCGTCGGCCTGCTGGACCAGCACCGCATGCGGACCGGCAAGCTGACCGCCGAAGACTGGCCGCGCGTCACGCACGCCGTGCAGCTGATGCAGGACGCCCAGGTCTATATCGACGAGACTCCCGCCTTGACGGCCATGGAAGTGCGCGCGCGTTCGCGTCGTCTGGCGCGTCAATGCGGCCAGCTGGGCCTGATCATCATCGACTATATGCAGCTGATGGCGGGTAGCGGCAGCAGCGAAAACCGCGCGACGGAAATTTCAGAAATCAGCCGGTCGCTCAAGGGTCTGGCGAAAGAGCTGAATTGCCCGCTGATCGCGCTGTCGCAGTTGAACCGCAGTCTGGAACAACGGCCGAATAAGCGGCCGGTGATGTCCGACCTGCGGGAATCGGGCGCTATCGAGCAGGATGCCGACTTGATCCTGTTCATCTATCGCGACGAGGTCTACAACCCCGATTCGCCGGACAAGGGCACGGCCGAGATCATCATCGGCAAGCAGCGTAACGGGCCGATCGGTTCGGTGCGCCTGACGTTCCAGGGCGCCAGCACGCGCTTCCTGAACTTCTCGGGGCAGCAATCGTATTAA
- the rplI gene encoding 50S ribosomal protein L9: MQVILLEKVVNLGSLGEVVRVRDGYARNFLIPQKKATRATKAALEAFEARRAELEKVQAERLAAQQAVGERLNGFVQKISQKAGVDGRLFGSVTNADIAEALRKSGFETVEKSQVRLPNGALKAVGEYPVQVALHADVVSDISVVIEGEMA, encoded by the coding sequence ATGCAAGTTATCCTGCTCGAAAAAGTCGTCAACCTGGGCTCCCTGGGTGAAGTGGTCCGCGTGCGTGACGGTTACGCCCGCAATTTCCTGATCCCCCAGAAGAAGGCTACCCGTGCCACCAAGGCCGCGCTGGAAGCGTTCGAAGCGCGTCGCGCCGAACTGGAAAAGGTCCAAGCCGAGCGCCTGGCCGCTCAGCAAGCCGTGGGCGAACGCCTGAACGGCTTCGTGCAAAAGATCTCCCAGAAGGCTGGTGTCGATGGCCGTCTGTTCGGCTCGGTCACCAATGCCGACATCGCTGAAGCCCTGCGCAAGTCGGGTTTCGAAACCGTTGAAAAGTCGCAAGTGCGTCTGCCCAACGGTGCCCTGAAGGCTGTTGGCGAGTACCCGGTGCAAGTTGCACTGCACGCCGACGTCGTCAGCGACATCTCGGTCGTGATCGAAGGCGAAATGGCCTAA
- the folE2 gene encoding GTP cyclohydrolase FolE2: protein MNSPIDPALVMPDVQSSADTRHIPIQRVGIRGVRHPMLVQAGDGSAMATVANWTLTVALPAEEKGTHMSRFVALLEKYRSTPMTPALFRAMAREMLPLLHAEKGDITAAFPYFINKSAPVSGVQSLLDYEVQWIARADGTDVEFELVVQVPVTSLCPCSKAISEYGAHNQRSHVTVTAILGDEVGMEDVIRAVEEEGSCELWGLLKRPDEKYVTERAYDNPKFVEDLVRDVAARMAARQGIKRYRVEAENFESIHNHSAYAVVEG, encoded by the coding sequence ATGAATTCCCCCATCGATCCCGCTCTGGTCATGCCGGACGTGCAGAGTTCGGCCGACACGCGTCACATTCCCATCCAGCGCGTGGGCATCCGCGGCGTGCGCCACCCCATGCTGGTTCAGGCCGGCGATGGCAGCGCCATGGCGACCGTGGCGAACTGGACCCTGACGGTGGCGCTGCCGGCCGAAGAGAAGGGCACCCATATGTCGCGTTTCGTGGCGCTGCTGGAAAAGTACCGCAGCACCCCGATGACGCCGGCCCTGTTCCGCGCCATGGCGCGCGAGATGCTGCCCCTGCTGCATGCGGAAAAGGGTGACATCACCGCCGCGTTCCCGTACTTCATCAACAAGTCGGCGCCGGTGTCCGGCGTGCAGAGCCTGCTGGACTACGAAGTGCAGTGGATCGCCCGGGCCGACGGCACCGACGTGGAATTCGAATTGGTCGTGCAGGTGCCCGTCACCAGCCTGTGCCCGTGTTCCAAGGCGATTTCGGAGTACGGCGCCCACAATCAGCGTTCGCATGTGACGGTCACCGCCATTCTGGGCGACGAAGTCGGCATGGAAGACGTGATTCGCGCGGTCGAGGAAGAAGGTTCCTGCGAGCTGTGGGGCCTGCTCAAGCGGCCGGACGAGAAGTACGTCACCGAGCGCGCCTACGACAATCCCAAGTTCGTCGAGGATCTGGTGCGCGACGTGGCCGCCCGCATGGCCGCGCGCCAGGGCATCAAGCGCTATCGCGTCGAGGCCGAGAACTTCGAGTCCATCCACAATCACTCGGCCTACGCCGTCGTGGAAGGCTGA
- the priB gene encoding primosomal replication protein N — protein sequence MNQVVLSAQVLEREALRYTPAGLPALEMLLSHQSEVIEAGLPRRVEMTIAAVALGDLALLLADVGLGAQLQVQGFLAPVRKDAVKLKLHMQQATRLSGSDPVTV from the coding sequence ATGAATCAGGTCGTACTCAGCGCGCAAGTCCTCGAAAGAGAAGCCCTGCGCTACACCCCGGCAGGCTTGCCTGCGCTGGAGATGTTGCTGAGTCACCAGTCCGAAGTGATCGAGGCTGGACTTCCCCGACGCGTCGAAATGACGATCGCGGCGGTGGCGCTGGGAGACCTGGCGCTGTTGCTGGCGGATGTCGGCTTGGGAGCACAGCTGCAGGTCCAGGGCTTCCTGGCTCCGGTACGCAAGGACGCGGTCAAGCTGAAGCTGCACATGCAGCAGGCGACGCGGCTTTCGGGCAGCGATCCGGTCACCGTTTAG
- the rpsF gene encoding 30S ribosomal protein S6, whose translation MRHYEVVFIVHPDQSEQVPAMVERYQALVTGQGGSVLRLEDWGRRQLAYPIQKLVKAHYVCLNIECGQATLDELEHSFRYNDAVLRHLVIKTKKGQSGASIMMKSVEREEARKASAEAAAAQSE comes from the coding sequence ATGCGTCACTACGAAGTAGTGTTCATCGTCCACCCCGACCAAAGCGAGCAAGTGCCCGCCATGGTCGAGCGGTATCAGGCGCTGGTCACCGGCCAAGGCGGCTCGGTGTTGCGCCTCGAAGACTGGGGTCGCCGTCAACTGGCTTACCCCATCCAGAAGCTGGTCAAGGCCCACTACGTGTGCCTGAACATCGAATGCGGCCAGGCCACCCTGGACGAGCTCGAACATTCCTTCCGCTACAACGACGCCGTGCTGCGCCATCTGGTCATCAAGACCAAGAAGGGCCAGTCGGGCGCCTCGATCATGATGAAGTCGGTCGAGCGTGAAGAGGCCCGCAAGGCCTCGGCGGAAGCGGCTGCGGCTCAATCCGAATAA